From Aristaeella lactis, the proteins below share one genomic window:
- a CDS encoding carbohydrate ABC transporter permease, with the protein MSMAIRNGRSMRKKDTLWHQVRINRASYLLMAPYFTLFFLFTVLPVLMSVYLSFNYFNMLEMPRWVGWANYIKLLLEDDIFIISLRNTLLFAVVTGPVSYLLCLLFAWIINEFRPKVRAFLTLVFYAPSICGNAYMIWNLILTGDRYGYLNGILLRTGILNEPILWMQTEKFVMPVLIVVQLWLSLGTGFLSFIAGLQTVDKGLYEAAAIDGVKNRWQELWFVTLPAMKPQLMFGAVMQITQSFAVADISIALAGNPSVNYSGATIVTHLLDYGSTRLDMGYASAIATILFLLMVGTNKLVQRILRRVGE; encoded by the coding sequence ATGAGCATGGCAATCCGGAACGGACGGAGCATGCGGAAAAAGGATACCCTGTGGCATCAGGTCCGGATCAACAGGGCATCCTACCTGCTGATGGCGCCGTATTTTACCCTGTTTTTCCTCTTTACAGTGCTGCCCGTGCTGATGTCTGTTTACCTGTCGTTCAACTATTTCAACATGCTGGAGATGCCCCGCTGGGTCGGCTGGGCCAATTATATCAAGCTTCTGCTGGAGGATGATATTTTCATCATCTCCCTGCGGAATACCCTGCTATTCGCCGTGGTGACCGGACCGGTCAGCTATCTGCTGTGCCTGCTGTTTGCATGGATCATCAATGAGTTCAGGCCGAAAGTGCGGGCTTTTCTGACGCTTGTTTTCTATGCGCCGTCCATCTGCGGCAACGCGTATATGATCTGGAACCTGATCCTGACAGGCGACCGGTACGGATACCTGAACGGCATTCTGCTGCGGACGGGTATCCTGAACGAGCCGATCCTCTGGATGCAAACCGAAAAGTTTGTCATGCCGGTGCTGATCGTTGTACAGCTGTGGCTGTCCCTGGGAACCGGCTTCCTGTCCTTTATCGCAGGCCTGCAGACGGTGGACAAGGGCCTCTATGAAGCGGCGGCGATCGACGGTGTGAAGAACCGGTGGCAGGAACTGTGGTTTGTGACCCTGCCCGCGATGAAGCCGCAGCTGATGTTCGGCGCGGTGATGCAGATCACGCAGTCTTTTGCCGTGGCGGATATCTCCATTGCGCTGGCGGGCAATCCGTCGGTCAATTATTCCGGTGCGACCATTGTGACCCATCTGCTGGATTACGGTTCCACCCGGCTGGATATGGGGTATGCCTCGGCGATCGCGACAATCCTGTTCCTGCTGATGGTGGGAACAAACAAGCTGGTGCAGCGGATTCTCAGAAGGGTGGGTGAATGA
- a CDS encoding carbohydrate ABC transporter permease, protein MTGMEKAKISRLLPRMPHRKPAELSPEEETALRQKRLAKIYRKMKRQSGKKKLNRSTAGNAVLFILMGICGVFMVLPLVMILNNAVKPLDELYQYPPRIFVRNPTLNNFTDLYVLLNESWVPFSRYILNTIIITVGGMTGHVIIASMAAYPLAKNHFPGKKILFSVVVLSMMFSWTVTQIPQYLIISWLGINNTYAALVLPAWSFGMGLYLMKQFMEQLPDSLMESARLQGANEWQIFWRIVMPNVKPAWLTLAIFQFQQMWANTGSMFLRSEELKPLQYALQQITSGGVSRAGAGAAVTFLIAAVPIIFFLICQSSIMETMTTSGMKD, encoded by the coding sequence ATGACCGGTATGGAAAAGGCAAAGATCAGCCGGCTGCTTCCCCGCATGCCGCACCGGAAACCTGCGGAGCTGAGCCCCGAGGAGGAAACAGCCCTGCGGCAGAAGCGCCTGGCGAAGATCTACCGGAAAATGAAACGGCAGTCCGGAAAGAAAAAACTGAACCGGTCCACGGCCGGCAACGCGGTTCTGTTTATCCTGATGGGGATCTGCGGCGTGTTTATGGTCCTGCCGCTGGTCATGATCCTCAACAACGCGGTGAAGCCGCTGGACGAACTGTACCAGTATCCGCCGAGGATCTTTGTGCGGAATCCCACGCTGAATAACTTCACAGACCTGTATGTGCTGCTGAATGAAAGCTGGGTTCCGTTCTCCCGGTATATCCTGAATACCATCATCATTACGGTTGGGGGAATGACCGGTCATGTGATCATCGCGTCCATGGCGGCCTATCCCCTGGCCAAGAATCATTTTCCCGGCAAAAAGATCCTGTTTTCCGTGGTTGTACTGTCCATGATGTTCTCCTGGACGGTGACCCAGATTCCGCAGTACCTGATCATCTCCTGGCTTGGGATCAACAACACCTATGCCGCGCTGGTGCTGCCGGCATGGTCTTTCGGCATGGGCCTGTACCTGATGAAGCAGTTCATGGAGCAGCTGCCGGATTCCCTGATGGAAAGCGCACGGCTGCAGGGCGCCAATGAATGGCAGATCTTCTGGCGGATCGTGATGCCGAACGTGAAGCCGGCCTGGCTCACGCTGGCGATCTTCCAGTTCCAGCAGATGTGGGCCAATACGGGCAGCATGTTCCTGCGTTCCGAGGAGCTGAAGCCCCTGCAGTACGCCCTGCAGCAGATTACTTCCGGCGGTGTGAGCCGGGCGGGCGCCGGGGCGGCAGTGACCTTCCTGATCGCGGCGGTCCCGATCATCTTTTTCCTGATCTGCCAGAGCTCGATCATGGAGACCATGACGACCTCCGGCATGAAGGACTGA
- a CDS encoding NHL repeat-containing protein yields the protein MKQVKRILCLMLLACLAAGSACAADSLPYDCYNYDHWNNILYTPAPYVPDGLVSGATLRLEGEPVGAFRNPQDLCVSADGDVYIADTGNNRIVVLAPDLKTVRRIITGFEAEGGTQTFNAPTGVALSEKHRLYIADSLNRRIVVLEPDGTFVKYVRDPQSEVLDEGYVFTPLRVSVDYADRVYVIAQNMFQGIMVFSGEGDFTGFFGTISVKISLWEKFWRKLATKEERSKQQLFIPTEFTGIDVDDEGFVYASSKDTDGLQAVRRLNPKGEDVIRKGPRGNLGGDRVFGSVGNYAGPSQIVDVVYRGHGAYSLLDSRRGRIFTYDHEGNLLYIFGGIGTQAGTFQTPAAIEKLGSSLLVLDSQQGNLTVFAETEYGALINRAVSLRFDGDESQAVPLWQEVLRLDEINELANTGIGKAYLSAGDNANAMLYLRRGMNREYYSVAFKRWRNERLRNNISLILSGVVAAAALAVLWVKAVRPAIRKKGKRRDPS from the coding sequence ATGAAGCAAGTGAAACGGATCCTGTGCCTGATGCTTCTGGCCTGCCTGGCCGCGGGAAGCGCGTGCGCCGCGGATTCCCTGCCGTATGACTGTTACAACTATGACCACTGGAACAATATCCTGTATACCCCGGCGCCTTACGTTCCGGACGGACTGGTCAGCGGTGCCACGCTCAGGCTGGAAGGGGAGCCTGTCGGCGCCTTCCGGAATCCCCAGGACCTGTGCGTGTCGGCGGACGGGGATGTGTATATCGCGGATACCGGGAACAACCGGATCGTGGTGCTGGCGCCGGACCTGAAGACGGTCAGGCGGATCATCACCGGCTTTGAGGCGGAGGGCGGCACGCAGACATTCAACGCGCCTACCGGCGTCGCACTGTCGGAAAAACACAGGCTGTATATCGCGGACAGCCTGAACCGCCGGATCGTTGTGCTTGAACCGGACGGAACCTTTGTCAAGTATGTGCGGGACCCGCAGAGCGAGGTGCTGGACGAGGGCTATGTGTTCACTCCCCTGCGGGTGTCTGTGGATTACGCGGACCGGGTCTATGTGATCGCACAGAACATGTTCCAGGGCATCATGGTTTTCAGCGGGGAAGGAGATTTCACCGGCTTTTTCGGAACGATCAGCGTGAAGATCTCCCTGTGGGAAAAGTTCTGGCGCAAGCTGGCGACCAAGGAGGAGCGGAGCAAACAGCAGCTGTTTATTCCCACTGAATTTACCGGTATCGATGTGGATGACGAAGGCTTTGTTTACGCGTCCAGCAAGGATACGGACGGCCTGCAGGCTGTCCGCCGGCTGAATCCGAAGGGTGAAGACGTGATCCGGAAGGGCCCCCGCGGAAATCTGGGCGGTGACCGGGTGTTCGGTTCGGTCGGCAACTATGCCGGCCCAAGCCAGATCGTGGACGTGGTGTACCGCGGCCACGGGGCTTATTCCCTGCTGGACAGCCGGCGGGGCAGGATCTTTACCTATGACCATGAAGGAAACCTGCTGTACATCTTTGGCGGCATCGGCACGCAGGCCGGGACCTTCCAGACGCCCGCGGCCATTGAGAAGCTGGGAAGCAGCCTGCTCGTCCTGGATTCCCAGCAGGGGAACCTGACTGTATTCGCAGAGACGGAATACGGCGCCCTGATCAACCGGGCGGTCAGCCTGCGGTTTGACGGGGATGAAAGCCAGGCGGTTCCGCTGTGGCAGGAAGTGCTGCGGCTGGACGAGATCAACGAACTGGCGAATACCGGGATCGGCAAGGCCTACCTGTCCGCGGGAGACAACGCGAACGCCATGCTGTACCTGCGGCGCGGAATGAACCGGGAGTATTACTCCGTCGCCTTTAAGCGGTGGAGGAATGAACGGCTGCGGAACAATATCAGCCTGATCCTTTCCGGCGTTGTCGCTGCGGCTGCACTGGCCGTGCTCTGGGTGAAGGCGGTCCGGCCGGCGATCCGCAAAAAAGGGAAGAGGAGGGATCCGTCATGA
- a CDS encoding Yip1 family protein: protein MNRMGIKDKWQHFFHTVSHPADGYYWIRHQEKGSLWIAFLMVLLYGIVFSMNRISSSFIVNDIEPRTVNLPAELAGVILLYLILCVGNWSVTCLMDGEGRFKDILIAAGYALFPMMAATAAATAVSHLVAENEEAFYTLLIGLGTAYTVIMLVIGIMQVHNYTFGKTLITLFLTVVAMLIIIFLGLLVINFITQVYSFFRGIYMELIFRV from the coding sequence ATGAACCGGATGGGAATCAAGGACAAATGGCAGCATTTTTTCCATACGGTCAGCCATCCGGCAGACGGGTATTACTGGATCCGGCATCAGGAAAAGGGCAGCCTGTGGATCGCCTTCCTGATGGTGCTCCTGTACGGAATCGTGTTCTCCATGAACCGGATCTCTTCCAGCTTTATTGTCAACGATATTGAGCCCCGCACCGTGAACCTGCCGGCGGAGCTGGCAGGCGTCATTCTGCTGTATCTCATCCTCTGTGTCGGCAACTGGTCCGTGACCTGCCTGATGGACGGAGAGGGAAGGTTTAAAGACATCCTGATCGCAGCGGGTTACGCCTTGTTTCCCATGATGGCGGCCACCGCGGCGGCGACGGCTGTTTCCCACCTGGTGGCGGAGAATGAGGAGGCGTTCTACACCCTGCTGATCGGCCTGGGTACGGCCTACACCGTGATCATGCTGGTGATCGGGATCATGCAGGTACATAACTATACCTTCGGTAAAACGCTGATCACACTGTTTCTGACGGTGGTGGCGATGCTGATCATTATTTTCCTGGGACTGCTGGTGATCAATTTCATTACGCAGGTGTATTCGTTTTTCCGGGGGATCTATATGGAACTGATTTTCCGTGTGTAA
- a CDS encoding DUF5696 domain-containing protein, giving the protein MNEKNRLTLPTAFRRVLWIIAGLAAAAAVLFLARYVIHYRAYDEYRQYIVQPAAKTEAEALKPLKDPENAVPGFVLAAQNDRLGLYLKEKTAEIALYDRKSGLTVYSNPQDAADDPVARSGLNQANLKSQFILNYLDTNSREGTPWSSYAKCVENGQIEYLQLENGFRAVYTLSNEKLMLVPQQMTAEWYGILSASGKKQAAKSYVLDEETGLYVLKSQGVTARHRQQIDADARKAGFTMEDYAEMQALAEEEESEAAESTSFVVALDYTLTPDGLTVTIPHAELAETGGAKIRTIQLLPFFGAAGTAEKGVIVVPDGSGALIRFNNGKNTAPQYNQNIYDLDLIDSDITATQNMQSARLALFGICREDCGLLVSCGRGAALASVTADVAGRNNSYNYAYFTFGLRRTDTLMVAGEEAIVAEQDSYPVDCAVFYRILDGEYTGYNGLARAVRESLLADGSLTLKTEKSGDIPFYCDILCGVRETAHWMGVQYLRVMPMTTFAQAEEILSGLRQEQVGNLRVNLQGWMNGGYYHDPVNHVSVQGGLGGERGLQSLRAAAAETGGKIYPDAALQQVTEIAKGFLRSEEASRYYAKGYVAEFGTVSPVSMRRTATMGFTERAYMLLSPRFLPRYAASLASAAERLGLDALSLRDLGNEVHADKRRTNVISREADLDLVRHAFGVIGAGKRELMVSGGNDYSFPYVRHVINAPVEATMFAIVDEQIPLWEMIIHGSADYCGSPLNLMQSEDRRAALLHLIEYGASTHYTFTWQDAADMKYTGLNNNYATTFSSWKEEAAESYRFVNGALAGVSGAEMLRHDRLSDTLARVTYSNGTVLYVNSGEHEAEADGYRIPAMDYLAVGGENE; this is encoded by the coding sequence ATGAATGAGAAAAACAGGCTGACCCTCCCGACCGCCTTCCGGCGTGTACTGTGGATCATCGCGGGCCTGGCTGCGGCTGCCGCGGTGCTGTTCCTTGCCCGGTACGTGATCCACTACCGGGCGTATGACGAGTACCGTCAGTATATTGTTCAGCCCGCGGCGAAAACGGAAGCGGAAGCCCTGAAGCCCCTGAAGGATCCGGAGAACGCAGTGCCGGGATTCGTTCTCGCGGCACAGAATGACCGGCTGGGACTCTACCTGAAGGAAAAAACCGCGGAGATCGCGCTGTATGACAGGAAGAGCGGGCTGACCGTCTATTCCAATCCGCAGGACGCGGCAGATGACCCGGTGGCCCGGTCCGGACTGAACCAGGCAAACCTGAAGAGCCAGTTTATCCTGAACTACCTGGATACAAACTCCCGGGAAGGTACACCCTGGAGCTCCTACGCCAAGTGCGTGGAGAACGGGCAGATTGAATACCTTCAGCTGGAAAACGGTTTCCGGGCGGTTTATACACTGTCCAATGAAAAGCTGATGCTTGTACCGCAGCAGATGACGGCGGAATGGTACGGCATCCTGTCGGCTTCCGGAAAGAAGCAGGCGGCCAAATCCTATGTTCTGGATGAGGAAACCGGTCTGTATGTGCTGAAGTCCCAGGGCGTCACGGCCCGCCACCGTCAGCAGATCGACGCGGACGCGCGCAAGGCCGGTTTCACCATGGAGGATTACGCGGAGATGCAGGCGCTGGCAGAGGAAGAGGAATCCGAAGCGGCGGAAAGCACTTCCTTTGTGGTTGCCCTGGATTACACGCTGACGCCGGATGGGCTGACGGTCACCATCCCCCACGCGGAACTCGCGGAGACGGGCGGGGCAAAGATCCGGACCATCCAGCTGCTGCCGTTCTTCGGCGCGGCCGGTACGGCGGAGAAGGGTGTGATCGTGGTTCCCGACGGCAGCGGCGCCTTGATCCGTTTCAACAACGGCAAGAATACCGCGCCCCAGTATAACCAGAACATTTATGACCTGGATCTGATCGACAGCGATATTACCGCCACGCAGAATATGCAGTCCGCCAGGCTGGCGCTTTTCGGCATCTGCCGGGAGGACTGCGGCCTGCTGGTCTCCTGCGGCAGAGGCGCGGCACTGGCGTCTGTCACCGCGGATGTGGCGGGAAGGAACAACAGCTATAACTACGCCTACTTTACCTTCGGCCTGAGACGGACCGATACCCTGATGGTGGCCGGAGAGGAAGCGATCGTGGCGGAACAGGATTCCTACCCGGTGGACTGCGCCGTATTCTACCGGATCCTGGACGGGGAATATACCGGCTATAACGGACTGGCAAGGGCTGTGCGGGAATCCCTGCTCGCGGACGGCAGCCTGACACTGAAAACGGAAAAGTCCGGCGATATCCCCTTCTACTGCGACATTCTCTGCGGCGTTCGGGAAACGGCGCACTGGATGGGTGTTCAGTATCTCCGGGTTATGCCGATGACGACCTTCGCCCAGGCGGAGGAGATTTTGTCCGGGCTCCGTCAGGAGCAGGTAGGGAACCTGCGGGTGAACCTGCAGGGCTGGATGAACGGCGGATATTACCACGATCCGGTGAACCACGTCTCTGTGCAGGGCGGACTCGGCGGGGAAAGAGGATTGCAAAGCCTGCGCGCGGCAGCCGCTGAAACCGGAGGAAAGATTTATCCGGACGCAGCCCTGCAGCAGGTGACCGAGATCGCGAAAGGATTCCTGCGCAGCGAGGAAGCCAGCCGGTATTACGCCAAGGGCTATGTGGCGGAATTCGGTACCGTCAGTCCGGTTTCCATGAGGCGTACGGCCACCATGGGATTTACGGAGCGGGCGTATATGCTCCTGTCCCCCCGTTTCCTGCCCCGGTATGCCGCCAGTCTGGCATCGGCGGCGGAGCGGCTGGGCCTGGACGCGCTTTCACTCCGGGACCTGGGAAACGAGGTCCATGCGGACAAGCGGCGGACGAACGTCATCAGCCGCGAAGCGGACCTGGACCTGGTCAGGCATGCCTTCGGCGTTATTGGCGCCGGAAAGCGTGAACTGATGGTTTCCGGCGGCAACGATTACAGCTTCCCCTATGTCCGGCACGTGATCAACGCGCCGGTGGAGGCGACGATGTTCGCTATTGTGGATGAGCAGATTCCGCTATGGGAGATGATCATCCACGGTTCGGCTGATTACTGCGGCTCGCCGCTGAACCTGATGCAGAGCGAGGACCGGCGGGCAGCCCTGCTGCACCTGATCGAATACGGCGCGTCAACGCACTACACATTTACCTGGCAGGACGCGGCGGATATGAAGTACACCGGGCTGAACAACAATTACGCCACGACCTTCTCTTCATGGAAGGAGGAGGCAGCGGAAAGCTACCGCTTTGTGAACGGAGCGCTGGCTGGGGTGAGCGGCGCGGAGATGCTCCGGCATGACCGGCTCAGCGATACGCTGGCCCGCGTGACGTATTCCAACGGCACGGTGCTGTATGTGAACAGCGGGGAGCATGAAGCTGAGGCGGACGGATACCGGATCCCGGCAATGGATTATCTGGCGGTCGGAGGAGAAAACGAATGA
- a CDS encoding carbohydrate ABC transporter permease: protein MTGIRRKNRIFHLSYEQRNAVRGYWFILPWLIGFLVFYAGCLVQLGEFSLSRIGLDAATGMTKEYIGFGNYIEAFTSHATFKQTLTSSVMDMLIDLPMILFFSLFVAMLLNRKFKGRALVRAIFFLPIILSADAVGSAITRATELVNAGVSSANLETAQAGTVSVAYYMQLFGDLAIPESVLGYIVDAVNRISSIIKGSGVQIILFIAALQSIPGSLYEVARIEGATGYESFWKVTFPMVMPHMITNTIYTVVDRFSSSEVIRLATRTYKELYNYGLSSAFSVVSTLITILILGLIVYLLNRRTFYYN, encoded by the coding sequence ATGACTGGCATCCGCAGAAAAAACCGTATTTTTCATCTTTCCTATGAGCAGAGGAACGCCGTGCGCGGATACTGGTTCATCCTTCCGTGGCTGATCGGCTTCCTGGTGTTTTATGCCGGGTGCCTGGTGCAGCTGGGAGAATTCAGCCTGTCCCGGATCGGCCTGGACGCCGCTACGGGTATGACAAAGGAGTATATCGGCTTCGGCAATTATATCGAGGCATTCACAAGCCACGCCACCTTCAAGCAGACACTGACATCCTCTGTGATGGATATGCTGATCGACCTGCCGATGATCCTGTTCTTCAGCCTTTTTGTGGCGATGCTCCTGAACCGGAAGTTCAAAGGCAGGGCACTGGTACGCGCGATCTTCTTCCTGCCGATTATCCTGAGCGCGGACGCGGTGGGCTCCGCCATCACCCGGGCGACGGAACTGGTGAATGCCGGCGTGTCCTCCGCAAACCTGGAAACCGCGCAGGCGGGGACCGTCTCCGTAGCCTATTACATGCAGCTTTTCGGCGACCTGGCCATTCCGGAATCCGTGCTTGGCTACATTGTGGATGCGGTGAACCGGATCTCGTCCATCATCAAGGGATCGGGCGTGCAGATCATCCTGTTCATCGCGGCGCTGCAGTCCATTCCGGGTTCCCTGTATGAGGTGGCCCGCATTGAAGGAGCGACAGGGTATGAATCCTTCTGGAAGGTGACTTTTCCCATGGTTATGCCGCACATGATCACAAACACGATCTACACGGTCGTGGACCGGTTTTCCTCCAGTGAGGTGATCAGACTGGCAACGCGCACTTACAAGGAACTGTACAACTACGGCCTGTCGTCAGCGTTCTCTGTGGTCTCGACACTGATCACCATCCTGATCCTGGGGCTGATCGTTTACCTGCTGAACCGGCGGACCTTCTATTACAACTGA
- a CDS encoding carbohydrate ABC transporter permease, translating to MQTIHPAQNGKITWQGFRNSPAYANQRDKTLNGMKNLVIGLFRLIVIAGISYVILAPVINIISNSFFSRQDSINPMVFTIPINPTLERYSMAVKYLNYLPILGNTILYVFGVTLIQLLICSMVGYGFARFRFPLKSVLFAFVLVMIVIPLNTIQFPLYTTFRFFNPLGIVGLFNGGKTINLLQTAWPTFIMSVFGCGLRSGLYIYIFNQFFRGLPKEIEEAALVDGAGTARTFFTIMMPNAAPAVITVAVFSIVWQYNDSFFANTFNISDSILVTRKLESLINVIANAEKVLTIREQQLYFDAGVVLVLVPVVVIYLVLQRRFIEGVERSGIVG from the coding sequence ATGCAGACAATCCATCCGGCACAGAACGGAAAAATCACCTGGCAGGGATTCCGGAATTCTCCCGCCTACGCCAATCAGCGGGATAAAACCCTGAACGGGATGAAGAACCTGGTGATCGGTCTTTTCCGGCTGATCGTGATCGCCGGGATCAGCTATGTCATTCTCGCTCCGGTGATCAATATCATCTCGAACTCCTTCTTTTCCCGGCAGGACTCCATTAACCCCATGGTATTCACGATCCCGATCAACCCGACGCTGGAACGCTATAGCATGGCAGTCAAATACCTGAATTACCTGCCCATTCTGGGCAATACGATTCTGTATGTGTTCGGGGTGACCCTGATCCAGCTGCTGATCTGCTCCATGGTCGGTTACGGTTTTGCCCGTTTCCGCTTTCCGCTGAAGAGCGTGCTTTTTGCTTTTGTGCTTGTGATGATCGTCATTCCGCTGAATACGATCCAGTTCCCGCTTTATACGACCTTCCGCTTCTTTAATCCCCTGGGAATTGTAGGACTTTTCAACGGTGGGAAGACGATCAACCTGCTGCAGACCGCCTGGCCGACGTTCATCATGTCCGTTTTCGGCTGCGGCCTGCGGTCCGGCCTGTACATCTATATCTTCAACCAGTTCTTCCGCGGCCTGCCGAAGGAGATTGAGGAGGCGGCCCTGGTGGACGGCGCCGGCACAGCCCGGACGTTTTTCACCATCATGATGCCCAATGCGGCTCCGGCGGTCATTACGGTTGCCGTGTTCTCCATCGTCTGGCAGTACAACGATTCCTTTTTTGCCAACACCTTCAACATTTCCGATTCCATCCTCGTGACCAGGAAGCTGGAATCGCTGATCAACGTGATCGCCAATGCGGAAAAGGTGCTGACCATCCGCGAACAGCAGCTGTATTTTGACGCCGGCGTGGTTCTGGTCCTGGTGCCGGTGGTGGTGATCTACCTGGTGCTGCAGCGGCGGTTTATCGAGGGCGTGGAACGTTCCGGTATTGTGGGCTGA
- a CDS encoding ABC transporter substrate-binding protein, with the protein MKKITAMLLVLAMALSMAVTALAEDPRNITIGLWWDIYYDSNDESWEDNEAATGKDSDLMRFDNVKNIENTYGVTYEFQNLTYAGVQDSVNNSILAGEPDCDVYMVELGWGVPAVMNGYAMDLREVLDPDDPLLTHNDTVMNYVALESGAVSLLTVNGAEDQVAATYPLAFNLQMIEEANLEDPRDLAARGEWTWDKFREYCIALTKDNDGDGVTDVYGYGAWITDCLPYWYMSNGTTLASSPKENLSSVEMGETLKFLQDLWLTDKAAYPLPEENGWDVCRWLYRDKKVAFTTTAAWIMANYDDYNWDGKAETTLDFDMVFVDYPIGPHGNAETNATKIAAGSFYFIPVGIENPKLVYDVFRAYQNWYHDDTALRDDPEELEWWYTTTSDKLDLQEWNFEIMKKMGEKTVVDFAGTVLGEMPLVEFINGDLTPAQLQEEYKQVVQDTLDQIFGA; encoded by the coding sequence ATGAAAAAAATAACAGCAATGCTGCTGGTTCTGGCTATGGCGCTTTCCATGGCTGTAACGGCGCTGGCGGAAGATCCCCGGAACATTACCATCGGTCTCTGGTGGGACATCTACTATGACTCCAATGACGAATCCTGGGAAGACAATGAAGCCGCGACCGGCAAGGATTCCGATCTCATGCGTTTCGACAATGTGAAGAACATTGAGAACACCTATGGCGTGACCTATGAGTTCCAGAACCTGACCTATGCCGGCGTGCAGGATTCCGTGAACAACTCCATCCTGGCCGGTGAACCGGACTGTGACGTGTACATGGTGGAGCTGGGCTGGGGCGTTCCCGCCGTCATGAACGGCTATGCCATGGACCTGCGGGAAGTCCTGGATCCCGATGATCCGCTGCTCACCCATAACGACACCGTCATGAATTATGTGGCGCTGGAAAGCGGCGCTGTCTCCCTGCTCACCGTCAACGGCGCAGAGGACCAGGTGGCCGCCACCTATCCCCTGGCTTTCAACCTGCAGATGATCGAGGAAGCCAACCTGGAGGATCCCCGGGACCTGGCTGCCCGCGGCGAGTGGACCTGGGACAAGTTCCGGGAGTACTGCATTGCCCTGACCAAGGACAACGACGGCGACGGCGTCACGGATGTTTACGGCTACGGCGCCTGGATCACGGACTGCCTGCCTTACTGGTATATGTCCAACGGCACAACGCTGGCCTCCTCTCCCAAGGAGAACCTCTCCTCTGTGGAGATGGGTGAAACCCTGAAGTTCCTGCAGGATCTGTGGCTCACGGACAAGGCGGCCTATCCGCTGCCCGAGGAGAACGGCTGGGATGTCTGCCGCTGGCTGTACCGTGACAAGAAGGTGGCCTTCACCACCACCGCTGCCTGGATCATGGCCAACTATGACGACTATAACTGGGACGGCAAGGCCGAAACCACCCTGGACTTCGACATGGTCTTTGTGGATTACCCCATCGGACCTCACGGCAACGCGGAAACGAACGCCACAAAGATCGCGGCCGGCAGCTTCTACTTCATCCCCGTCGGCATCGAGAATCCGAAGCTGGTCTATGATGTTTTCCGCGCCTACCAGAACTGGTATCATGACGACACTGCCCTCCGGGATGATCCGGAAGAGCTGGAGTGGTGGTACACCACCACGTCCGACAAGCTGGACCTCCAGGAGTGGAACTTTGAAATCATGAAGAAGATGGGCGAAAAGACGGTGGTCGACTTTGCCGGCACCGTGCTGGGAGAGATGCCGCTGGTGGAATTCATCAACGGCGACCTGACCCCCGCCCAGCTGCAGGAGGAATACAAGCAGGTGGTTCAGGATACCCTGGACCAGATTTTCGGAGCCTGA
- the thrH gene encoding bifunctional phosphoserine phosphatase/homoserine phosphotransferase ThrH: MNIVCLDLEGVLVPEIWIAFSQASGIPELKRTTRDEPDYDKLMKWRLGILREHGLGLKDIQDTIATIDPMPGAKEFLDTLRSETQAIILSDTFTQFASPLMKKLGWPTIFCNELEVGEDGMITGYRIRVEKSKLTTVKALQSIGFETIAAGDSYNDLGMIQASKAGILFRSTEQIKKDYPELPACETYDELLAQIRKAL, encoded by the coding sequence ATGAATATCGTATGTTTGGACCTTGAGGGGGTACTCGTTCCTGAGATCTGGATCGCCTTTTCCCAGGCCAGCGGTATCCCCGAACTGAAACGCACCACCCGGGACGAGCCGGACTATGACAAGCTGATGAAATGGCGGCTTGGCATCCTGCGGGAACACGGCCTGGGCCTGAAAGACATCCAGGACACCATCGCCACCATCGATCCCATGCCCGGTGCGAAGGAATTCCTGGACACCCTGCGGAGTGAAACCCAGGCGATCATCCTGTCCGACACCTTTACCCAGTTTGCTTCTCCCCTGATGAAGAAGCTGGGCTGGCCCACCATCTTCTGCAACGAGCTGGAGGTGGGGGAAGACGGCATGATCACCGGTTACCGCATCCGCGTGGAAAAGAGCAAGCTGACCACCGTCAAAGCTCTGCAGAGCATCGGCTTTGAAACAATCGCCGCCGGCGACAGCTACAATGACCTGGGCATGATCCAGGCCAGCAAGGCCGGAATCCTGTTCCGCTCCACTGAGCAGATCAAAAAGGATTATCCGGAGCTGCCTGCCTGCGAAACCTATGACGAGCTGCTTGCGCAGATCCGCAAAGCACTGTAA
- a CDS encoding rubredoxin, which yields MKYECPCGYIYDPEVGDPEGGIAAGTAWEDIPEDWVCPVCGLGKDAFTPV from the coding sequence ATGAAGTACGAATGTCCCTGCGGCTACATTTACGATCCTGAAGTCGGCGACCCCGAAGGCGGTATTGCTGCCGGCACTGCGTGGGAAGACATCCCGGAGGATTGGGTCTGCCCCGTCTGCGGTCTCGGAAAGGATGCCTTTACTCCCGTCTGA